One genomic region from Thermoleptolyngbya sichuanensis A183 encodes:
- a CDS encoding Uma2 family endonuclease produces MIASPQFISPEEYLQLEAQSAIKHEYRDGEIYAMAGANDAHVTIAGNIFALLRGHVRGTGCRVFISDMKARIEARNCYYYPDVMVTCDPRDQQNETFKQFPRLIVEVLSDSTEAFDRGDKFADYQLLESLEEYVLINTRHQRVECFRRNEAGLWVLQYYTPDTETFHLESLNFTDTISALYEDVVISAGKIE; encoded by the coding sequence ATGATTGCTTCACCCCAGTTCATCAGCCCTGAGGAATATCTCCAACTCGAAGCCCAAAGCGCGATCAAGCACGAGTATCGAGATGGTGAAATCTATGCTATGGCGGGTGCGAACGATGCCCATGTGACGATTGCAGGAAATATTTTTGCGCTATTACGGGGGCACGTGCGCGGGACGGGTTGTCGGGTTTTCATTTCGGATATGAAGGCTCGCATCGAAGCGCGAAATTGTTATTACTATCCCGATGTAATGGTGACCTGCGATCCTCGCGATCAGCAAAATGAGACCTTTAAGCAGTTTCCCAGGCTGATTGTGGAGGTGTTATCAGACTCTACCGAAGCGTTTGATCGGGGCGATAAGTTTGCAGATTATCAACTGTTAGAAAGCCTGGAAGAATATGTTCTGATCAACACGCGCCACCAGCGGGTCGAGTGCTTTCGTCGCAATGAAGCTGGGCTATGGGTGCTGCAATACTACACGCCAGACACCGAGACGTTCCATTTAGAAAGTCTCAACTTTACCGATACGATTTCTGCACTCTATGAAGATGTTGTAATCAGCGCAGGAAAGATCGAGTAA
- a CDS encoding sensor histidine kinase, whose translation MSSEPHNKPQNEPQTASPVERCACHLDELLDTAPCGFLAFTDDGTITLTNATLLELLQCGLDEVKGQRLEALLPTASRIFYQTHFFPLLKLQGKVEEIYLPVRSRTGESLPMLVNATRHQRQGEVLNECVLIPIQQRSEYEEALLQARRDAEAAMQAQIQANATLEQTRAALEQKQTELEALNARLEDLVQQRTAQLEQALEFEALLKRITDRVRDSLDEAQILQTAVQELGAGLALVGCNAGLYNAAQTQVTIDYEYHQDGAVQCCRVEDLTIESATMYAAIAQGNSGPFCCYLPECPRYGAGHWAILARPIYDDQGILGDLWLFRPAEQTFSEAEDRLVQQVANHCAIALRQSHLYQAAQLQLHELEELNRLKDDLLNTVSHEMRSPMSNILMAIQLLEVHLEPLGVFADEAGIVKRYFRVLQDESQREIRLINNLLEMARIEAGTDPLNISMIPLQFFIPYIAEPYVERARNQQQQLEIQIEESLPSFSSDLSYLERILGELLNNACKYTPAGEYITLSVQSTSDGLRICVRNTGVEIPAAECDRIFEKFHRIPDHDVWHQGGTGLGLALVKKLVERLGATIRVDSRDGATSFIVEFSY comes from the coding sequence ATGTCATCAGAGCCGCACAATAAACCGCAGAATGAACCGCAGACCGCATCACCTGTCGAACGGTGTGCCTGCCATCTAGATGAATTGCTGGACACCGCGCCATGCGGTTTCCTGGCATTCACCGACGACGGCACAATCACCCTGACGAATGCTACCCTGCTGGAACTGCTGCAATGCGGTCTGGACGAGGTGAAAGGGCAGCGCCTAGAAGCCTTGCTGCCAACCGCTAGCCGCATTTTCTACCAAACTCATTTTTTTCCGCTGCTCAAGCTGCAAGGCAAGGTTGAAGAAATCTATCTTCCAGTTCGCTCTAGAACGGGGGAAAGCCTGCCGATGCTGGTGAATGCGACCCGCCATCAGCGCCAGGGGGAAGTGCTAAATGAGTGCGTTCTGATTCCGATCCAGCAGCGGAGCGAATATGAGGAGGCACTGCTGCAAGCCCGCCGCGATGCCGAAGCTGCCATGCAAGCTCAAATCCAGGCCAACGCCACGCTAGAGCAAACCCGGGCCGCCCTAGAGCAGAAGCAGACGGAGCTAGAAGCCCTGAATGCTCGGCTAGAAGATCTGGTGCAGCAGCGCACGGCCCAGCTAGAACAGGCGCTCGAGTTTGAGGCGCTGCTCAAGCGAATTACGGATCGGGTGCGTGATAGCCTGGATGAGGCGCAGATTTTGCAAACGGCAGTGCAGGAATTAGGGGCAGGGCTGGCGCTGGTGGGGTGCAATGCCGGGCTTTACAATGCGGCGCAAACGCAGGTAACGATTGACTATGAGTATCACCAGGATGGGGCTGTACAGTGTTGTAGGGTCGAGGATTTAACCATCGAATCGGCGACAATGTATGCGGCGATCGCGCAGGGGAACTCTGGCCCCTTTTGCTGTTATTTGCCTGAGTGCCCTCGATATGGAGCGGGCCATTGGGCGATTTTGGCGCGTCCGATTTATGACGATCAGGGCATTCTTGGCGATTTGTGGCTCTTTCGTCCGGCTGAGCAAACCTTCAGCGAGGCGGAGGATCGGCTGGTGCAGCAGGTGGCCAATCACTGTGCGATCGCCCTCCGCCAGTCTCACCTCTACCAAGCTGCTCAGCTTCAACTGCATGAACTGGAGGAGCTAAATCGGCTCAAGGACGATCTGCTGAACACCGTGTCTCATGAAATGCGATCGCCCATGTCCAATATCCTCATGGCAATCCAACTGCTGGAGGTGCATCTAGAACCCCTGGGTGTGTTCGCAGACGAAGCAGGAATCGTGAAGCGCTACTTTCGAGTGCTGCAAGACGAGAGCCAGCGCGAAATTCGGCTAATTAACAATTTGCTAGAGATGGCCCGCATAGAAGCAGGCACCGATCCGCTGAATATCAGCATGATTCCGCTCCAGTTTTTTATTCCCTACATTGCAGAACCCTATGTGGAGCGGGCTAGAAATCAGCAGCAGCAGCTAGAGATTCAGATTGAAGAGTCGCTTCCCTCTTTTTCCAGCGATTTATCGTATTTAGAGCGTATTCTCGGCGAATTGCTGAACAATGCCTGCAAGTACACCCCCGCTGGAGAGTACATTACTCTTTCTGTACAGTCTACGTCTGATGGGCTGCGGATTTGTGTTCGCAACACAGGAGTAGAAATTCCCGCGGCAGAGTGCGATCGCATTTTTGAAAAGTTTCACCGCATTCCTGATCACGACGTTTGGCATCAGGGCGGCACGGGGCTAGGGCTGGCACTGGTTAAGAAACTGGTGGAGCGGTTGGGGGCGACGATTCGCGTTGACAGTCGAGACGGTGCAACCAGTTTCATCGTGGAATTTAGTTACTAG
- a CDS encoding alpha/beta fold hydrolase, translating into MLFAHGFGCDQNMWRLVTPAFAADYQIVLFDYVGSGKSDLRAYDPERYSRLEGYAQDVLEICEALDLQNVMFVGHSVSSVIGMLAAMQAPQRFERLILVGPSPCYLNDPPDYCGGFEREDILGLMDLMDKNYLGWASFLAPVIMKNEQRPSLSKELEESFCSTDPVIARRFAEATFLSDYRGILADMTVPSLILQCAEDAIAPTEVGHYLHRHLPHSTLKLMQATGHCPHMSHPDETIQLIQDYLSAAHVIRAAQ; encoded by the coding sequence ATGCTGTTTGCCCACGGCTTTGGCTGCGACCAAAATATGTGGCGACTCGTTACGCCAGCCTTCGCTGCCGACTATCAAATTGTGTTGTTTGACTATGTGGGGTCGGGCAAGTCGGACTTGCGAGCCTACGACCCAGAGCGCTACAGCCGCTTGGAGGGCTATGCTCAGGATGTCTTAGAGATTTGTGAAGCGCTGGATCTACAGAATGTCATGTTTGTAGGGCATTCGGTGAGCAGCGTGATTGGAATGCTGGCGGCGATGCAAGCCCCCCAGCGGTTTGAGCGGCTCATCCTGGTGGGGCCGTCGCCCTGCTACCTCAACGATCCGCCGGACTACTGTGGCGGTTTTGAGCGAGAGGATATTCTGGGATTGATGGATCTGATGGATAAGAATTATCTCGGATGGGCCAGCTTTTTGGCTCCCGTTATCATGAAAAACGAACAGCGTCCCTCACTCTCAAAGGAACTGGAAGAGAGCTTTTGCTCAACAGACCCAGTGATTGCACGGCGCTTTGCCGAGGCAACGTTTTTATCAGATTATCGGGGGATTCTGGCTGACATGACCGTACCTTCGCTGATCTTGCAGTGTGCCGAAGATGCGATCGCCCCTACAGAAGTCGGCCACTATCTCCATCGCCATCTCCCCCACAGCACCCTCAAGCTCATGCAGGCAACGGGTCACTGTCCCCACATGAGCCATCCCGACGAAACCATCCAGCTAATCCAAGATTATCTTTCCGCCGCTCATGTCATCAGAGCCGCACAATAA